In Candidatus Hinthialibacter antarcticus, the following are encoded in one genomic region:
- a CDS encoding MarR family transcriptional regulator, with product MSEPILFRKVPNIEALHSCAQQHADVDPGFIEAFLILVYTSSELLNAGVEYFQEYGTSPARFGLMMQLNMNKEHTLSPSDLAELTGVTRATITGLLDGLERDGFIQRQPDPNDRRSQTVHLTEKAQTFLDGFLPGHFKRIQGLMSNVSVKEKKQLVSTLTKILDNLTVLGHKKP from the coding sequence GTGTCTGAGCCGATCCTGTTTCGTAAAGTCCCCAATATTGAAGCGCTGCATTCCTGTGCGCAACAACACGCTGACGTTGACCCAGGATTTATCGAAGCGTTTTTGATATTGGTGTATACCTCAAGCGAGTTGCTCAACGCTGGAGTTGAATATTTTCAAGAATATGGAACCTCGCCAGCCCGCTTCGGTTTAATGATGCAACTTAATATGAATAAAGAACACACGCTCAGCCCGTCTGACCTGGCCGAACTGACTGGCGTAACCCGCGCCACCATCACCGGGCTGTTAGACGGCTTAGAGCGAGACGGGTTCATCCAGCGACAACCTGACCCCAATGATAGACGGTCGCAAACCGTCCATCTTACGGAGAAAGCCCAAACCTTTCTCGATGGCTTTTTACCGGGCCACTTCAAGCGCATCCAGGGGTTGATGAGCAATGTATCCGTTAAAGAAAAAAAACAGCTGGTTTCAACGCTAACAAAAATCCTAGACAATCTAACCGTACTTGGCCATAAAAAGCCATGA
- a CDS encoding TolC family protein, translating to MQKHLIAAVVLLSLTSCAVHQVHEDVPVSFIVPDEFRAEGEAAAPDRWWESFDDSALQNLIDEGLSKNLTLRQAWARLAQARAIWTQASTELFPQATLDLGATRFRNEVGNAANVSGNYSASIITSYEVDLWKRIDSQQRAAELDIQASRSDIEATALSLSASIASVWYSIIEQQAKLTLLNEQIEVSKTFLELIELRFSQGRTSAVEVYQQRAQLAAIDVEVPGAESLLRVYENQLAVLLGEPPMRFTVDEPKAFPELDAPPAAGAPAALLLRRPDIRAALTRVYAADYRIGAAIADQYPALRLSAQSEFRNNDLADLFQNWLLNLASNLTTPILDGGRRKAEIERTRAVKDERIAAFEQSMLIAFQEVENAWTQEDRQRELIKRLQHELEQDRSAFEESRNRFRQGIGEYLSVLTSLQSMQRVERTLISAQRNLIGFRIDLYAALGGDWMSELQPPDPAARPDNEENDS from the coding sequence ATGCAGAAGCATCTCATCGCAGCCGTGGTTTTACTTTCGCTCACATCGTGCGCGGTACATCAAGTTCATGAAGACGTCCCAGTTTCTTTTATTGTCCCTGATGAATTTCGCGCTGAGGGCGAAGCCGCCGCGCCCGACCGCTGGTGGGAATCGTTTGATGACTCCGCCTTGCAGAATTTGATCGACGAAGGCCTATCGAAAAACTTGACTCTGAGGCAAGCCTGGGCGCGGTTGGCGCAAGCGCGCGCCATCTGGACGCAGGCGTCAACGGAGCTGTTCCCCCAGGCGACGCTTGACCTGGGCGCCACCCGTTTTCGCAATGAGGTTGGCAACGCAGCCAACGTCAGCGGCAATTACTCGGCCTCGATCATTACTTCGTATGAAGTGGATTTATGGAAGCGCATTGATTCGCAGCAACGGGCCGCCGAACTCGACATCCAGGCCAGCCGGTCGGACATCGAAGCCACGGCGCTGTCGCTTAGCGCCAGCATTGCTTCGGTGTGGTATTCCATCATCGAACAACAAGCGAAACTCACACTGCTTAATGAGCAGATTGAAGTCAGCAAGACGTTTCTTGAACTGATCGAATTGCGTTTCAGCCAGGGCCGCACCAGCGCGGTTGAAGTGTACCAGCAACGCGCTCAACTCGCCGCGATTGATGTTGAAGTTCCAGGCGCGGAGTCGCTGTTGCGCGTCTATGAAAACCAGTTGGCGGTGTTGTTGGGCGAACCGCCGATGCGTTTCACCGTTGACGAACCGAAAGCGTTTCCTGAATTAGATGCGCCGCCCGCAGCCGGGGCGCCCGCAGCGCTGCTATTACGGCGGCCTGACATTCGCGCCGCGCTCACGCGGGTGTATGCGGCGGATTATCGCATTGGCGCCGCCATCGCCGATCAATACCCCGCACTGCGTTTGTCGGCGCAGTCGGAATTTCGTAACAATGATCTCGCGGACTTGTTTCAAAACTGGCTGTTGAATCTCGCCAGCAATCTGACCACACCCATTCTCGACGGCGGGCGCCGCAAGGCCGAAATCGAACGCACCCGCGCGGTGAAAGACGAACGCATCGCGGCGTTTGAACAATCCATGCTGATCGCGTTTCAGGAAGTAGAAAACGCCTGGACGCAGGAAGACCGCCAGCGGGAATTGATCAAGCGGCTCCAACATGAATTAGAGCAAGACCGCAGCGCGTTTGAAGAATCACGCAACCGCTTCCGCCAGGGCATCGGCGAATATCTGTCCGTACTGACTTCGCTGCAATCCATGCAACGCGTCGAGCGCACTTTGATTTCCGCGCAACGAAATTTGATTGGTTTTCGTATTGACCTATACGCCGCATTGGGCGGCGATTGGATGTCTGAACTACAACCGCCTGACCCTGCGGCGCGGCCCGATAACGAGGAGAATGATTCATGA